In the genome of Leptolyngbya sp. 'hensonii', the window TTCTCTCACCACAATCTAGAAATCTACTGAGAAACGCGACCTTCTACAGTTTGAAATCCTTTTCCAGAGCCATAGCGAACAGTCTTGAATTCAATTCGGTTGGAATTAGGGTGATAAAGCGTGTAAGTAGCTTGACCAGGAATACGTCCAACATGGCCAACGCCAACAATCTGCCGGGGTTTCACCTGGGTTGCTTGTGGTGAGACCGTTTGATCCAACGTCGTAATACTGGATGTCACACTACCCTGCTGAATCTCGTACTGGAACGTCAAACCAGAGCGACCACAAAAGAGAGTATTTGCATCCATTCGCATCAGCCGATCGAGCATCTGAATCGGGGATGTATCCGGAGTCAGTTCATCACTCACGCTGACACTGCTAGCATGAATCAGTAAGCAATCGAGTTCAAAGAAACCAAAGTCAAGCGATCGCACCCACTCCACCGTGTTTCGTGGAATTGCATCCCACAGGGTTTTCACCATTTCCACACCATATCGCTCAATCAGTTCAGTGGGTTCTCCGGTTCGTCCTAAGCCATGTAAGATCAGTAACTGTTCTTCCCACCATCCCTGACACACCTGAGGTACAGGCTCATTGACACGAGGGGATTGAATTCGCTGGATGACTTTGATGCTTGCAGGGGTTGCCGCAATCACATCACCCAGGATATACAGTTCTTCTACCGGGTGTCGTTGCCGCTTGATATCTGCTAGTACGGCTTCGTAAGCTGCTAAATTCCCTTCAATGCCACTTAAAATTGCCCAACAAGTCATCTGATGCTACACGCCTTTATGATTTGGAAATTGTCACCTATTCTGCAA includes:
- a CDS encoding metallophosphatase, with product MTCWAILSGIEGNLAAYEAVLADIKRQRHPVEELYILGDVIAATPASIKVIQRIQSPRVNEPVPQVCQGWWEEQLLILHGLGRTGEPTELIERYGVEMVKTLWDAIPRNTVEWVRSLDFGFFELDCLLIHASSVSVSDELTPDTSPIQMLDRLMRMDANTLFCGRSGLTFQYEIQQGSVTSSITTLDQTVSPQATQVKPRQIVGVGHVGRIPGQATYTLYHPNSNRIEFKTVRYGSGKGFQTVEGRVSQ